A genomic window from Sphingobacterium spiritivorum includes:
- a CDS encoding TlpA family protein disulfide reductase, whose protein sequence is MLPLMVITGWAYASMNGNGIDGKMTVNQGTNGERQLVSDEQQTPDLKFKDENGKTVSLHSLKGKVVFINLWATWCPPCIHEMPSINELRKTFKDNKDLVFLMVDVDGNIEKSKEWMKKKKFDLPVHVPDSEIPRELFAGSIPTTIIVDKQNNIIGRQVGGADYSSKEVINLLTKLLNEK, encoded by the coding sequence TTGCTCCCGCTAATGGTCATTACGGGATGGGCATACGCATCAATGAACGGAAACGGCATTGACGGAAAGATGACCGTAAATCAAGGCACTAATGGCGAACGCCAATTAGTGTCCGATGAACAGCAAACACCTGATTTGAAGTTCAAGGACGAAAACGGTAAAACCGTTTCGTTACACTCGTTAAAAGGAAAGGTTGTCTTTATCAATCTTTGGGCAACTTGGTGTCCGCCCTGCATCCACGAAATGCCCTCCATCAATGAACTGCGGAAGACCTTTAAGGACAATAAGGATTTGGTATTCCTGATGGTCGATGTGGACGGGAATATAGAAAAGTCAAAAGAGTGGATGAAGAAGAAAAAATTTGACCTCCCTGTACACGTTCCCGATAGTGAAATACCTCGTGAACTATTTGCAGGTTCTATCCCAACCACCATTATAGTAGATAAGCAAAACAACATCATCGGTAGGCAGGTGGGCGGTGCTGACTATTCTTCAAAAGAAGTCATTAACCTATTGACAAAACTTTTAAACGAAAAATAG
- a CDS encoding protein-disulfide reductase DsbD N-terminal domain-containing protein: MKKTIFFVALLFISAASFGQILKPVKWSYASKKINDKEAVLLLKATIDDGWHIYSQTVPKNGPQPTSFSFQSSKAYQLSGKVIAAKPIVKHDPTFDMEVGYYKKSVVFQQKIKLTGNAPTVKGTLTYMVCNDKQCLPPEELTFSIAVK; this comes from the coding sequence ATGAAAAAGACAATATTTTTTGTGGCACTCTTATTTATAAGTGCCGCATCATTCGGACAAATACTAAAGCCTGTAAAATGGTCTTATGCTTCAAAGAAAATCAACGACAAAGAGGCGGTGCTGCTTTTAAAGGCAACCATAGATGACGGCTGGCATATCTATTCGCAGACAGTTCCTAAAAATGGTCCGCAACCGACAAGTTTTTCGTTCCAATCGTCGAAAGCCTACCAATTGAGCGGAAAGGTAATAGCAGCTAAACCTATTGTCAAACACGACCCTACTTTTGATATGGAAGTGGGCTACTACAAAAAATCTGTGGTGTTCCAGCAAAAGATAAAATTAACGGGCAATGCGCCTACGGTAAAAGGGACACTTACCTATATGGTTTGTAACGACAAGCAATGCTTACCGCCTGAAGAATTGACGTTCAGCATTGCTGTGAAATAA
- a CDS encoding efflux RND transporter periplasmic adaptor subunit, with protein sequence MYHSISINRKSTVVLALATSLVLLLSACSQKEKEKEQAKTEQPKAVSYKTAPVQFINPEYEISVPAELKPYEQVAVFAKVTGFVQKMYVDRGDRVRKGQLLAVLEAPEMQQQYLSSKSSEQKVHSDYLYAKQAYDRLVTASKTTGAVADIELDRAKSAMESAKSAYDASRAGTAHSSQLQQYLRITAPFDGIITQRNVSVGALAGTGSNTPLFMMAQGNKLRLTLSLPEKHAASVKQGMTATFTVSSQPGKTFDAKLSRTSGLLDQQDRSLTLEFDVNNPSGELQGGDYAQVKLKLQRKAPSYWVKSKSVLNTQSGMYVLTMNNDEVKRVAVNEGIRLDTLTEVFGNLSPEDKIIIKPSEEIKEGKINK encoded by the coding sequence ATGTATCACAGCATTTCAATAAATAGAAAATCAACAGTAGTATTGGCATTGGCTACCTCGCTGGTATTGCTGCTTTCCGCTTGTTCCCAAAAAGAAAAGGAAAAAGAGCAGGCTAAAACCGAACAGCCCAAAGCAGTGAGTTATAAGACGGCTCCTGTACAGTTCATCAATCCCGAATACGAAATTTCGGTTCCGGCAGAACTGAAACCCTACGAGCAGGTAGCCGTATTCGCAAAGGTTACGGGCTTTGTGCAAAAAATGTACGTTGACCGTGGCGACAGGGTTCGTAAAGGGCAGCTTTTGGCAGTTTTGGAAGCTCCCGAAATGCAGCAGCAATATCTTTCGAGCAAATCATCGGAGCAAAAAGTACATAGTGATTATCTGTATGCTAAACAGGCTTATGACCGATTGGTTACGGCTTCCAAAACAACGGGAGCCGTAGCGGATATTGAACTCGACAGGGCTAAAAGTGCGATGGAAAGTGCCAAATCCGCTTATGATGCTTCGAGAGCAGGTACAGCGCATTCTTCGCAGTTGCAGCAGTATTTACGCATTACAGCACCTTTCGACGGGATTATTACACAAAGAAATGTTTCCGTTGGTGCTTTGGCGGGTACAGGAAGCAATACGCCTTTGTTTATGATGGCGCAGGGCAATAAGCTACGCCTAACATTATCCCTACCGGAAAAACACGCAGCATCCGTAAAACAGGGTATGACCGCAACGTTTACCGTTAGCTCGCAGCCGGGCAAAACATTCGATGCCAAACTTTCCCGTACATCGGGATTGCTTGACCAGCAAGACCGCTCGCTTACATTGGAGTTTGACGTGAACAATCCGTCTGGCGAATTGCAGGGTGGCGATTACGCCCAGGTTAAGCTCAAATTACAGCGTAAAGCCCCGTCCTATTGGGTTAAGAGTAAGTCCGTCCTGAATACACAGTCGGGTATGTATGTTTTAACGATGAACAACGACGAAGTAAAACGGGTAGCCGTAAATGAGGGCATCCGTTTAGATACGCTGACAGAGGTTTTCGGCAACCTTTCTCCAGAAGACAAAATCATTATCAAACCTTCGGAAGAAATCAAAGAGGGTAAAATAAATAAATAG